Within the Staphylococcus warneri genome, the region ACTCGAAATGACTGTTGCAGAAGTAGGTAATATCGTAGAATTTTATGATGGTTTAAGAGGCCGAGTTGAAAAAATAAATGATAACTCAGTTATTGTAGATTTAACAATAATGGAAAACTTTAACTCACTAGACTTACCTGAAAAAACGGTTATTAATCATAAACGTTATAAAATTGTTGAACAAGAAGGTTAGTTGTAATGAAAAAAGTTTCGAAA harbors:
- a CDS encoding YkvS family protein, with protein sequence MTVAEVGNIVEFYDGLRGRVEKINDNSVIVDLTIMENFNSLDLPEKTVINHKRYKIVEQEG